A stretch of Eleutherodactylus coqui strain aEleCoq1 chromosome 2, aEleCoq1.hap1, whole genome shotgun sequence DNA encodes these proteins:
- the GFPT1 gene encoding glutamine--fructose-6-phosphate aminotransferase [isomerizing] 1 isoform X2, protein MCGIFAYLNYHVPRTRREILERLIKGLQRLEYRGYDSAGVGIDGGNEKNWENNANKIELIKKKGKVKALDEEINKQEDLDLDIEFEVHLGIAHTRWATHGEPSPTNSHPQRSDKSNEFIVIHNGIITNYKDLKKFLESKGYEFESETDTETIAKLAKYMYDNRENDGISFATLVERVIQQLEGAFALVFKSVHYPGQAVGTRRGSPLLMGVRSEHKLSTDHIPILYRSGLEKKGSCTLPRVDSTTCLFPVDEKAVEYYFASDASAVIEHTNRVIYLEDDDVAAVVDGRLSIHRIKRSAGDHPARAIQTLQMELQQIMKGNFSSFMQKEIFEQPESVVNTMRGRVNFDDLTVILGGLKDHIKEIQRCRRLILIACGTSYHAGVATRQILEELTELPVMVELASDFLDRNTPVFRDDVCFFISQSGETADTLLALRYCKERGALTVGITNTVGSSISRETDCGVHINAGPEIGVASTKAYTSQFVALVMFALLICDDRISMQERRKQILEGLKILPDNIKEVLSLDDEIQKLATELYQQKSVLIMGRGYHYATCLEGALKIKEITYMHSEGILAGELKHGPLALVDKLMPVIMIIMRDHAYTKCQNALQQVVARQGRPVVICDKEDTETINTIKRTIKVPHTVDCLQGILSVIPLQLLAFHLAVLRGYDVDCPRNLAKSVTVE, encoded by the exons GAATTTTTGCGTACCTCAACTACCACGTGCCTCGCACCAGGCGTGAGATCCTTGAGAGGCTCATCAAAGGTCTTCAGAGATTGGAGTACAGAGGCTATGACTCTGCAG GTGTCGGAATTGATGGCGGCAATGAGAAGAACTGGGAGAACAATGCTAACAAGATCGAGCTCATCAAGAAGAAGGGCAAAGTCAAGGCCTTGGATGAAGAGATTAACA aacAAGAAGACCTGGATTTAGATATTGAATTTGAGGTTCACTTGGGCATTGCACATACCCGTTGGGCCACTCATGGAGAACCCAGCCCTACAAACAGCCACCCACAACGCTCTGACAAAAGCAATG AGTTCATCGTTATCCACAATGGAATCATCACCAACTATAAGGACCTGAAGAAATTTTTG GAGAGCAAAGGCTACGAATTTGAATCGGAGACTGACACTGAAACCATTGCCAAACTTGCCAAGTATATGTATGACAATCGGGAGAATGATGGCATCAGCTTTGCCACCCTTGTAGAGCGAGTCATCCAGCAGCTG GAGGGTGCCTTTGCTCTAGTATTTAAGAGTGTGCACTATCCCGGCCAGGCAGTTGGGACCAG GAGGGGTAGCCCACTTTTGATGGGTGTACGAAGTGAACACAAGCTGTCTACTGATCACATCCCAATCCTATACCGCTCAG gcTTGGAAAAGAAAGGAAGCTGCACCCTGCCCAGAGTGGACAGCACGACCTGCCTGTTCCCTGTGGATGAGAAAGCTGTGGAGTATTACTTTGCCTCAGATGCCAG TGCTGTCATTGAACACACCAACAGAGTGATCTACCTTGAAGACGATGATGTGGCTGCTGTTGTGGATGGGCGTCTCTCTATCCACCGCATAAAGAGAAGTGCAGGAGATCACCCAGCACGTGCCATCCAGACTCTACAGATGGAGCTGCAGCAGATCATGAAAG GCAATTTCAGCTCCTTCATGCAGAAAGAAATTTTTGAGCAGCCAGAGTCTGTTGTCAACACTATGAGAGGACGAGTGAACTTTGATGACCTAACGG TGATCTTGGGAGGGTTGAAGGATCACATTAAAGAAATCCAGAGATGCCGGCGACTAATCCTCATTGCTTGTGGAACTAGTTACCATGCTGGAGTGGCT ACTCGCCAGATTTTAGAAGAACTGACAGAACTGCCAGTCATGGTGGAGCTGGCTAGTGACTTTTTGGACAGGAACACCCCTGTCTTCAGAGATGATGTGTGCTTTTTCATTAGCCAATCAG GTGAGACAGCAGACACCTTACTCGCCCTGCGTTATTGCAAAGAACGTGGTGCCCTGACTGTAGGAATTACAAATACTGTTGGCAGTTCCATCTCACGAGAGACAGATTGTGGCGTTCACATTAATGCCGGACCGGAGATTGGTGTCGCCAGTACAAAG GCATATACTAGTCAGTTTGTGGCACTCGTCATGTTCGCGCTTCTGATTTGCGATGATCGCATATCTATGCAGGAGAGACGTAAGCAGATTTTGGAAGGTCTGAAAATATTACCAG ATAACATTAAAGAAGTCCTTAGCCTTGATGATGAGATTCAGAAGCTGGCGACCGAGCTATACCAGCAGAAATCTGTCCTCATTATGGGCCGTGGATATCACTATGCAACATGCTTGGAAGGAGCCCTG AAAATTAAGGAAATCACCTACATGCATTCAGAAGGAATCTTGGCTGGAGAACTGAAGCACGGTCCACTGGCTCTGGTAGACAAACTAATGCCAGTTATAATGATTATCATGCGAGATCACGCTTACACCAAGTGCCAAAATGCACTGCAGCAAGTGGTGGCAAGACAG GGTCGGCCTGTAGTTATCTGCGACAAGGAGGATACAGAAACTATTAACACAATCAAACGTACAATAAAGGTGCCTCACACAGTGGATTGTCTTCAAGGAATCCTGAGTGTGATCCCCTTACAGCTCCTTGCCTTCCATCTTGCTGTGCTCCGAGGATATGAT GTGGATTGTCCAAGAAACTTGGCCAAGTCAGTGACTGTGGAATAA
- the GFPT1 gene encoding glutamine--fructose-6-phosphate aminotransferase [isomerizing] 1 isoform X1, producing MCGIFAYLNYHVPRTRREILERLIKGLQRLEYRGYDSAGVGIDGGNEKNWENNANKIELIKKKGKVKALDEEINKQEDLDLDIEFEVHLGIAHTRWATHGEPSPTNSHPQRSDKSNEFIVIHNGIITNYKDLKKFLESKGYEFESETDTETIAKLAKYMYDNRENDGISFATLVERVIQQLEGAFALVFKSVHYPGQAVGTRRGSPLLMGVRSEHKLSTDHIPILYRSASQSSDYLLERTSIVIDKGLEKKGSCTLPRVDSTTCLFPVDEKAVEYYFASDASAVIEHTNRVIYLEDDDVAAVVDGRLSIHRIKRSAGDHPARAIQTLQMELQQIMKGNFSSFMQKEIFEQPESVVNTMRGRVNFDDLTVILGGLKDHIKEIQRCRRLILIACGTSYHAGVATRQILEELTELPVMVELASDFLDRNTPVFRDDVCFFISQSGETADTLLALRYCKERGALTVGITNTVGSSISRETDCGVHINAGPEIGVASTKAYTSQFVALVMFALLICDDRISMQERRKQILEGLKILPDNIKEVLSLDDEIQKLATELYQQKSVLIMGRGYHYATCLEGALKIKEITYMHSEGILAGELKHGPLALVDKLMPVIMIIMRDHAYTKCQNALQQVVARQGRPVVICDKEDTETINTIKRTIKVPHTVDCLQGILSVIPLQLLAFHLAVLRGYDVDCPRNLAKSVTVE from the exons GAATTTTTGCGTACCTCAACTACCACGTGCCTCGCACCAGGCGTGAGATCCTTGAGAGGCTCATCAAAGGTCTTCAGAGATTGGAGTACAGAGGCTATGACTCTGCAG GTGTCGGAATTGATGGCGGCAATGAGAAGAACTGGGAGAACAATGCTAACAAGATCGAGCTCATCAAGAAGAAGGGCAAAGTCAAGGCCTTGGATGAAGAGATTAACA aacAAGAAGACCTGGATTTAGATATTGAATTTGAGGTTCACTTGGGCATTGCACATACCCGTTGGGCCACTCATGGAGAACCCAGCCCTACAAACAGCCACCCACAACGCTCTGACAAAAGCAATG AGTTCATCGTTATCCACAATGGAATCATCACCAACTATAAGGACCTGAAGAAATTTTTG GAGAGCAAAGGCTACGAATTTGAATCGGAGACTGACACTGAAACCATTGCCAAACTTGCCAAGTATATGTATGACAATCGGGAGAATGATGGCATCAGCTTTGCCACCCTTGTAGAGCGAGTCATCCAGCAGCTG GAGGGTGCCTTTGCTCTAGTATTTAAGAGTGTGCACTATCCCGGCCAGGCAGTTGGGACCAG GAGGGGTAGCCCACTTTTGATGGGTGTACGAAGTGAACACAAGCTGTCTACTGATCACATCCCAATCCTATACCGCTCAG CATCTCAAAGCAGCGATTATCTTCTAGAGCGGACGTCCATTGTAATAGATAAAG gcTTGGAAAAGAAAGGAAGCTGCACCCTGCCCAGAGTGGACAGCACGACCTGCCTGTTCCCTGTGGATGAGAAAGCTGTGGAGTATTACTTTGCCTCAGATGCCAG TGCTGTCATTGAACACACCAACAGAGTGATCTACCTTGAAGACGATGATGTGGCTGCTGTTGTGGATGGGCGTCTCTCTATCCACCGCATAAAGAGAAGTGCAGGAGATCACCCAGCACGTGCCATCCAGACTCTACAGATGGAGCTGCAGCAGATCATGAAAG GCAATTTCAGCTCCTTCATGCAGAAAGAAATTTTTGAGCAGCCAGAGTCTGTTGTCAACACTATGAGAGGACGAGTGAACTTTGATGACCTAACGG TGATCTTGGGAGGGTTGAAGGATCACATTAAAGAAATCCAGAGATGCCGGCGACTAATCCTCATTGCTTGTGGAACTAGTTACCATGCTGGAGTGGCT ACTCGCCAGATTTTAGAAGAACTGACAGAACTGCCAGTCATGGTGGAGCTGGCTAGTGACTTTTTGGACAGGAACACCCCTGTCTTCAGAGATGATGTGTGCTTTTTCATTAGCCAATCAG GTGAGACAGCAGACACCTTACTCGCCCTGCGTTATTGCAAAGAACGTGGTGCCCTGACTGTAGGAATTACAAATACTGTTGGCAGTTCCATCTCACGAGAGACAGATTGTGGCGTTCACATTAATGCCGGACCGGAGATTGGTGTCGCCAGTACAAAG GCATATACTAGTCAGTTTGTGGCACTCGTCATGTTCGCGCTTCTGATTTGCGATGATCGCATATCTATGCAGGAGAGACGTAAGCAGATTTTGGAAGGTCTGAAAATATTACCAG ATAACATTAAAGAAGTCCTTAGCCTTGATGATGAGATTCAGAAGCTGGCGACCGAGCTATACCAGCAGAAATCTGTCCTCATTATGGGCCGTGGATATCACTATGCAACATGCTTGGAAGGAGCCCTG AAAATTAAGGAAATCACCTACATGCATTCAGAAGGAATCTTGGCTGGAGAACTGAAGCACGGTCCACTGGCTCTGGTAGACAAACTAATGCCAGTTATAATGATTATCATGCGAGATCACGCTTACACCAAGTGCCAAAATGCACTGCAGCAAGTGGTGGCAAGACAG GGTCGGCCTGTAGTTATCTGCGACAAGGAGGATACAGAAACTATTAACACAATCAAACGTACAATAAAGGTGCCTCACACAGTGGATTGTCTTCAAGGAATCCTGAGTGTGATCCCCTTACAGCTCCTTGCCTTCCATCTTGCTGTGCTCCGAGGATATGAT GTGGATTGTCCAAGAAACTTGGCCAAGTCAGTGACTGTGGAATAA